One genomic region from Streptomyces sp. NBC_01304 encodes:
- the moaA gene encoding GTP 3',8-cyclase MoaA, with product MLIDTYGRVATDLRVSLTDRCNLRCTYCMPEEGLQWLAKPDLLTDDEIVRLVRIAVTQLGITEVRFTGGEPLLRPGLVGIVERCAALEPRPKMSLTTNGIGLKRTAQALKAAGLDRVNVSLDTLRPDVFKTLTRRDRHQDVLDGMAAAREAGLTPVKVNAVLMPGLNADEAPDLLAWAVEHDYELRFIEQMPLDAQHGWKRDGMITAGDILQSLRTRFTLTEEGQDERGSAPAERWVVDGGPHTVGVIASVTRPFCAACDRTRLTADGQVRTCLFATEETDLRAALRAEDSTDEEIARLWKLAMWGKKAGSGLDDPSFLQPARPMSAIGG from the coding sequence GTGCTCATCGACACCTATGGCCGAGTCGCCACTGACCTGCGGGTTTCACTGACGGACCGGTGCAATCTGCGGTGCACGTACTGCATGCCCGAAGAGGGCCTGCAGTGGCTGGCCAAGCCCGATCTGCTCACCGACGACGAGATCGTGCGGCTCGTCCGCATCGCCGTCACCCAACTCGGGATCACCGAGGTCCGCTTCACCGGCGGCGAACCGCTGTTGAGGCCCGGCCTGGTCGGGATCGTCGAGCGCTGCGCGGCCCTCGAACCCCGCCCCAAGATGTCGCTGACGACCAATGGCATCGGCCTCAAGCGCACCGCGCAGGCCCTGAAGGCCGCGGGCCTGGACCGGGTCAATGTCTCCCTGGACACGCTGCGGCCGGACGTCTTCAAGACCCTCACCCGCCGTGACCGCCACCAGGACGTCCTGGACGGCATGGCCGCGGCCCGTGAGGCCGGCCTCACCCCGGTCAAGGTCAATGCCGTACTGATGCCGGGGTTGAACGCCGACGAGGCCCCGGACCTGCTGGCCTGGGCCGTGGAGCACGACTACGAGCTCCGGTTCATCGAGCAGATGCCCCTGGACGCCCAGCACGGCTGGAAGCGCGACGGCATGATCACCGCCGGTGACATCCTGCAGTCGCTGCGCACCCGCTTCACGCTCACCGAGGAGGGCCAGGACGAGCGCGGCTCCGCCCCGGCCGAGCGCTGGGTGGTGGACGGCGGCCCGCACACGGTGGGCGTCATCGCCTCCGTGACCCGCCCGTTCTGCGCCGCCTGCGACCGCACCCGGCTCACCGCCGACGGACAGGTCCGCACCTGCCTGTTCGCCACCGAGGAGACCGACCTGCGGGCCGCGCTGCGGGCCGAGGACTCCACGGACGAGGAGATCGCCCGGCTCTGGAAGCTGGCGATGTGGGGCAAGAAGGCCGGCTCGGGCCTCGACGACCCGTCGTTCCTGCAGCCCGCCCGCCCGATGTCGGCGATCGGCGGCTAG